One region of Chryseobacterium muglaense genomic DNA includes:
- a CDS encoding IS1/IS1595 family N-terminal zinc-binding domain-containing protein: METQCPKCKSDKVVKSGIINEKQRFHCKNCNYYFTVKKLGKKIDDYYVTKALQLYLEGLSFREIERIIGVSHVTISSWIKKYNITRPPHSDFHPVYKILKQNELIEYMSKEENIKNSGLIITQFADKYMLIKWERFKK, encoded by the coding sequence ATGGAAACTCAATGCCCAAAATGCAAAAGTGACAAAGTGGTAAAAAGCGGAATTATTAATGAGAAACAAAGATTCCACTGTAAAAACTGTAATTATTATTTTACGGTAAAAAAATTAGGCAAAAAAATTGATGATTATTATGTTACAAAAGCTCTTCAACTTTATCTTGAAGGACTGAGTTTCCGTGAAATAGAGAGAATTATTGGGGTTTCTCATGTTACGATAAGTTCATGGATTAAGAAATACAATATTACACGACCACCTCACTCTGATTTTCATCCGGTATATAAAATTTTAAAACAAAATGAGCTGATTGAATACATGAGTAAAGAGGAAAACATCAAAAATTCAGGATTAATCATCACTCAGTTTGCAGACAAATATATGTTGATTAAATGGGAACGTTTTAAGAAATAA
- a CDS encoding porin, with product MKKILSFIGLALISSSVYSQGSPDYGNGLKINLNPEGDKYIRFILWDQFWIRNTEMNPGSMVGGEPTDNTWNLGNRRARILAYAQITKRYMILTHFGINNQTFINGGATGTTGTGGYGNGKKPQLFFHDAWNEYAVIMPGEAGKFSLTLGGGLHYYMGLSRMTMASTLNFLTLDSPVFSWPLIDNSDQFARQMGIFAKGKYGKFEYRMSLNKPFATDLTPPNTLIPGNQVAVDNNGNPNWSKAGYFEYQFLDTESNLLPFKVGSYLGTKKVFNVGAGFYHQAEGTRTSVNSNIEKHDITLLSVDAFADIPLGEAKNKMAVSAYAGYFNYNFGPNYVRNLGTMNIAANDPNFVGQRALAGPGNLQPMIGTGNVVYAQAGLLLPNQAEKPKVRIQPFAAYTYKDFEAFDKPSSQFDVGANWFLDGHHAKITTQYSTRPVYTSPTESPKSKGEFIVQLQIYL from the coding sequence ATGAAGAAAATATTAAGTTTTATTGGATTAGCTTTAATTAGCAGTTCTGTATACTCACAAGGTTCTCCTGATTATGGAAACGGTTTAAAAATAAACTTAAATCCTGAAGGAGATAAGTATATTAGATTTATTTTATGGGATCAGTTCTGGATAAGGAACACAGAAATGAATCCCGGAAGTATGGTCGGAGGCGAACCCACCGACAATACCTGGAATTTGGGAAACCGAAGAGCCCGTATTTTAGCGTACGCTCAAATTACCAAGCGTTATATGATTTTAACGCATTTTGGTATCAATAATCAAACTTTCATTAATGGTGGCGCAACCGGAACAACCGGAACAGGAGGTTATGGAAACGGAAAGAAACCTCAACTTTTCTTCCATGATGCATGGAATGAATATGCTGTAATTATGCCTGGTGAAGCAGGAAAATTCAGCTTAACTTTAGGAGGCGGACTTCATTATTACATGGGACTTTCCCGTATGACTATGGCTTCAACCTTGAATTTCTTAACTTTAGATTCTCCGGTTTTCAGCTGGCCTTTGATTGATAATTCTGACCAGTTTGCAAGACAGATGGGAATTTTCGCAAAAGGTAAATACGGAAAATTTGAATATCGAATGAGCTTAAACAAACCATTTGCAACAGATTTAACTCCTCCAAACACTTTAATTCCCGGAAATCAGGTAGCTGTTGACAATAACGGAAACCCAAACTGGTCTAAAGCTGGTTATTTTGAATACCAATTTTTAGATACAGAGTCTAATCTTCTTCCCTTCAAAGTCGGTTCTTATTTAGGAACCAAAAAAGTTTTCAACGTTGGTGCAGGTTTTTATCATCAAGCTGAAGGAACAAGAACTTCAGTCAATTCAAATATAGAAAAACATGACATCACCCTACTTTCTGTAGATGCTTTTGCTGATATTCCTTTGGGTGAAGCAAAAAATAAAATGGCAGTTTCAGCTTACGCAGGATATTTCAATTATAATTTCGGACCTAATTACGTTAGAAATTTAGGAACAATGAACATTGCAGCCAACGACCCAAATTTTGTCGGACAAAGAGCTTTGGCTGGTCCTGGAAATCTTCAACCAATGATTGGAACTGGAAATGTGGTTTACGCACAAGCTGGTTTATTATTGCCGAATCAGGCAGAAAAACCGAAAGTTAGAATTCAACCTTTTGCAGCATATACTTACAAAGATTTTGAAGCATTTGATAAACCTTCTTCACAGTTTGACGTGGGAGCCAACTGGTTTTTAGACGGTCATCATGCAAAAATAACTACACAATATTCTACAAGACCAGTTTATACAAGCCCTACTGAGAGCCCGAAATCTAAAGGAGAGTTTATTGTACAACTTCAGATTTATCTATAA
- a CDS encoding MFS transporter, which translates to MSEQHHDAYENMTDKQKNRTIWSVITASSLGTLIEWYDFYIFGSLAVVLATKFFPADNPTAAFLSTLATFAAGFVVRPFGALFFGRLGDIIGRKYTFLVTLLIMGFSTFLIGCIPGYETIGYLAPVLVLILRLLQGLALGGEYGGAATYVAEYSQPHRRGYWTSWIQTTATAGLFISLIVILITKNTLSAEDFDSWGWRVPFWISILMVGVSYFIRKNMKESPLFAKAKSEGKTSKNPLKESFGNKFNFKFVLLALFGAAMGQGVIWYTGQFYAMSFLQKVMNINSMQVDYLMATALLMGTPFFVFFGWLSDKIGRKAIMMTGMLVAILAYRPIYDAMYKSVNIEAKTVAENGIKETRAATIHKTIATDSIITFHKETTFTDGTLIKKDSIVHWSAAGPVMKDGKAEEPKVSTAITLNDDTRWYLVFLVFIQVIFVTMVYGPIAAFLVEMFPVRIRYTSMSLPYHIGNGVFGGLLPAVATYLVTSGKDAGHPTWYLEGLWYPIGVAAVCLVIGLIYLKNKNNNIHD; encoded by the coding sequence ATGAGCGAACAACATCATGATGCTTACGAGAATATGACAGATAAGCAGAAAAACCGCACCATCTGGAGTGTTATCACTGCATCGTCCCTCGGAACTTTGATAGAATGGTATGACTTCTATATTTTTGGAAGCCTAGCTGTCGTTTTAGCGACAAAATTTTTCCCTGCAGACAATCCTACCGCAGCATTTTTATCTACACTGGCAACTTTTGCCGCAGGATTTGTAGTAAGACCTTTCGGAGCTTTATTTTTCGGAAGATTGGGAGATATTATCGGAAGAAAATACACGTTTTTAGTAACTTTATTAATCATGGGATTCTCAACATTTTTAATTGGATGTATTCCCGGATATGAAACGATTGGCTATTTGGCACCTGTTTTAGTTTTAATCTTAAGACTTTTACAAGGTTTGGCTTTAGGAGGAGAATATGGCGGAGCAGCAACTTATGTTGCGGAATATTCACAGCCACACAGAAGAGGCTATTGGACTTCATGGATTCAAACCACTGCAACCGCAGGACTTTTCATTTCATTAATCGTTATTTTAATTACAAAAAACACACTTTCTGCTGAAGATTTTGATTCTTGGGGATGGAGAGTTCCATTCTGGATTTCAATTTTAATGGTGGGAGTTTCTTATTTCATCAGAAAAAACATGAAGGAATCTCCGCTTTTCGCAAAAGCCAAAAGTGAAGGAAAAACTTCTAAAAATCCTTTAAAAGAAAGTTTCGGAAATAAATTCAACTTCAAATTTGTTTTATTGGCATTATTCGGAGCTGCGATGGGACAAGGAGTAATTTGGTACACAGGGCAATTTTACGCCATGAGTTTCCTCCAAAAAGTAATGAATATCAATTCGATGCAGGTCGATTATTTAATGGCAACAGCTTTATTGATGGGAACTCCTTTCTTTGTATTTTTTGGTTGGCTTTCAGATAAAATCGGTAGAAAAGCAATTATGATGACCGGAATGCTGGTTGCAATTTTAGCATACAGACCTATTTACGATGCGATGTACAAAAGTGTAAACATTGAAGCTAAAACTGTTGCTGAAAATGGAATTAAAGAAACGAGGGCTGCGACAATTCACAAAACAATTGCAACAGACAGTATAATCACTTTCCACAAAGAAACTACTTTCACAGACGGAACTTTAATTAAAAAAGACAGCATCGTACATTGGTCTGCAGCAGGCCCGGTAATGAAAGATGGAAAAGCCGAAGAGCCAAAAGTTTCCACAGCCATTACTTTGAACGACGACACAAGATGGTATTTGGTATTCCTGGTTTTTATTCAGGTGATTTTTGTAACGATGGTTTACGGCCCGATTGCAGCATTTTTAGTTGAAATGTTCCCTGTGAGGATCCGCTACACCTCGATGTCTTTACCGTATCACATTGGTAATGGTGTTTTTGGAGGGCTACTTCCCGCAGTTGCCACTTATCTCGTAACTTCCGGAAAAGATGCAGGACACCCAACCTGGTATCTAGAAGGACTTTGGTATCCGATTGGGGTTGCCGCAGTCTGTTTGGTCATCGGATTAATTTATCTTAAAAATAAGAACAACAATATCCACGATTAA
- a CDS encoding DUF6814 family protein, translated as MNGLKKILGIVWILAALVVAYFGITVMGVPKITSGKQEDLVFGIIILFVLVPIVTGGMAIFGYYSLTGEYSDDK; from the coding sequence ATGAACGGATTAAAAAAAATATTAGGCATTGTCTGGATTTTAGCCGCCTTAGTTGTTGCCTACTTCGGAATTACAGTAATGGGCGTTCCTAAAATCACTTCAGGGAAACAGGAAGACCTTGTATTCGGAATCATCATACTTTTTGTATTGGTACCAATTGTAACAGGCGGAATGGCAATCTTCGGATACTATTCTCTAACAGGAGAGTATTCTGACGATAAATAA
- a CDS encoding ATP-binding protein, with product MSSFALFIVVLIYLALLFLVAHLAEKKKSKLWINNPYIYALSLAVYCTAWTYYGSIGVASTSGLNYLTIYIGPIMVIPAWIYINTRIVRISRVNKISSLADFISLRYGNSRSFSAIITLVCVFAIVPYIGLQIKAISETFHLVTETAISKNILTDNATFVVILIAVFSSYYGTKYVDASEKRLGIISAIALESFLKLFFIIILGLFVIYFAFDGFSDLYQKASKFSDFKAKNTFNGIEGAMNWMVLCMISGTAICILPRQFHTAIVENRQEKHIKTAIWFFPLYLLIFTVFIFPIAWGGRLIFQGQNVNPEFYSILIPQYFDNTLITVLVFLGGLSSCISMIIISAITLSIMLSNNLIIPYGLLGKFKAENEIQNTRNITNIRKFSIFGLIILAFAFYKYFILKTSLDSVGLISFVVIGQLAPSFFGAIFWRRGSYIGAITGLMAGLIICYFGLIIPQYYFSYNSELKGVLREMYDAFQFFDITFLDRIPEIFFWSILVNTGLFTILSVSMKGNYRERNFAELYVDIDKYIQNHENAFIWRGTAYVSDIKNILERFLGKKKTEQAMRIFNIKYNIDSQTETADSRFIKFSENLLAGRIGTASAKILIEGVTKEDKISLKEVLNILEESKENISLNKKLTEKSEELKQLSNDLTAANENLIVKDRQKDDFLDSVAHELRTPITAIRSAGEILADDDDIPLDIKREFLNNIITESDRLSEIINDILYLDKLQHGEIALNIKENNIIETYKKALNPILHLIQQKFIHVSEVDLLHNYLFEYDEARFIQLFQNILGNALKFTDEQGTIQTKFSEKDNYLIIKIFNTGKNIPEEDLEMIFDKFYQSKNQNIIKPTGSGLGLAISKRIVEAHNGTIKAENSGLGVTFTITLPNENNVRNDEPERVQ from the coding sequence ATGAGTAGTTTCGCATTATTTATCGTTGTTTTAATCTATCTCGCACTTTTGTTCTTAGTTGCCCACTTGGCAGAGAAGAAAAAGAGTAAGCTTTGGATTAATAACCCTTACATCTATGCATTATCCTTGGCTGTTTATTGCACAGCCTGGACCTATTATGGAAGTATCGGAGTTGCATCAACCAGCGGACTCAATTATTTAACGATTTACATTGGCCCAATCATGGTTATTCCCGCTTGGATTTACATTAATACAAGAATTGTTCGTATTTCCAGAGTTAATAAAATCAGTAGTTTAGCCGATTTTATCTCTTTGCGGTATGGAAACAGCAGAAGTTTCAGCGCTATTATTACTTTGGTTTGTGTTTTTGCGATTGTTCCTTACATTGGTTTACAGATTAAAGCGATTTCAGAGACTTTTCATTTGGTTACAGAAACCGCAATTTCTAAGAATATTTTAACGGATAACGCAACGTTTGTTGTGATTCTAATTGCTGTTTTTTCATCGTATTATGGAACCAAATACGTCGATGCTTCAGAAAAACGTTTAGGAATAATCTCAGCAATCGCTTTGGAAAGTTTTTTAAAGTTGTTTTTCATTATTATTTTAGGATTATTCGTGATTTACTTTGCGTTTGATGGGTTTTCAGATTTGTATCAAAAAGCCAGTAAATTTTCAGATTTTAAAGCTAAAAATACCTTTAACGGAATTGAAGGAGCCATGAATTGGATGGTTTTATGTATGATTTCCGGAACTGCAATTTGCATTTTACCGAGACAATTTCATACCGCAATTGTCGAAAACAGACAAGAAAAACATATCAAAACAGCGATCTGGTTTTTTCCCTTATACTTATTAATATTTACAGTTTTTATCTTTCCGATTGCTTGGGGTGGAAGGTTGATTTTTCAGGGACAAAATGTAAATCCTGAGTTCTACTCTATCCTCATTCCGCAGTATTTTGACAATACTTTAATTACCGTTTTGGTATTTTTAGGAGGTTTAAGTTCGTGCATATCGATGATTATAATTTCGGCGATTACTTTGTCAATTATGCTTTCGAACAATTTAATTATTCCTTATGGATTATTAGGGAAATTTAAAGCTGAAAATGAAATTCAAAACACAAGAAACATCACAAATATCCGTAAATTTTCGATTTTCGGATTGATTATTTTGGCGTTTGCGTTCTACAAATATTTTATTTTAAAAACTTCTTTAGATTCGGTCGGTCTCATTTCATTCGTTGTGATTGGCCAGCTAGCGCCATCGTTTTTTGGAGCCATATTTTGGAGGCGAGGAAGTTATATAGGAGCAATAACTGGACTTATGGCGGGTTTAATCATTTGTTATTTTGGCTTAATCATTCCACAATATTATTTTTCTTACAACTCTGAATTAAAAGGAGTTTTGCGTGAAATGTACGATGCTTTTCAATTTTTCGACATTACTTTTTTAGACAGAATTCCTGAAATTTTCTTTTGGTCAATTTTAGTAAATACAGGTTTGTTTACAATACTTTCCGTAAGCATGAAAGGCAATTATCGTGAAAGAAATTTTGCTGAATTGTATGTTGATATCGATAAATACATTCAAAATCACGAAAACGCATTTATCTGGCGCGGAACAGCTTATGTTTCTGATATAAAAAATATTCTCGAACGTTTTTTAGGCAAAAAGAAAACCGAGCAGGCGATGAGAATTTTCAATATCAAATATAATATTGATTCTCAAACAGAAACCGCCGATTCAAGATTTATCAAATTCTCTGAAAATCTTTTAGCAGGAAGAATCGGAACAGCATCCGCTAAAATTCTGATTGAAGGCGTTACCAAAGAAGATAAAATCTCATTGAAAGAAGTTTTAAATATTTTGGAAGAATCAAAAGAAAACATTTCATTAAATAAAAAACTGACTGAAAAATCTGAGGAATTAAAACAGCTTTCTAATGATTTAACGGCTGCCAACGAAAATTTAATTGTAAAAGACCGTCAGAAAGATGATTTTTTAGATTCTGTGGCGCACGAATTGAGAACCCCAATTACAGCAATCCGTTCAGCAGGAGAAATTTTAGCCGATGATGATGACATTCCTTTAGATATCAAAAGAGAGTTTTTAAACAACATTATTACAGAATCTGACCGTCTAAGCGAAATCATTAACGATATTTTATATTTGGATAAACTTCAACATGGCGAAATTGCTCTAAACATCAAGGAAAATAATATCATTGAAACTTATAAAAAAGCATTAAACCCAATTCTGCATTTGATTCAGCAGAAATTCATTCATGTAAGCGAAGTCGATTTACTTCATAATTACCTGTTTGAATATGATGAAGCAAGATTTATTCAATTGTTTCAGAATATCCTAGGAAATGCTTTGAAATTCACCGATGAACAAGGCACTATTCAAACTAAATTTTCAGAGAAAGACAATTATTTAATCATCAAAATATTCAACACCGGAAAAAATATTCCGGAAGAAGATTTGGAAATGATTTTCGATAAATTTTATCAGTCTAAAAATCAAAACATTATAAAACCAACCGGAAGCGGCCTCGGATTGGCAATATCAAAAAGAATTGTAGAAGCCCACAACGGAACTATAAAAGCAGAAAACAGCGGATTGGGAGTGACTTTCACAATCACCTTACCAAATGAAAATAATGTCCGTAACGACGAACCCGAAAGGGTTCAATAA
- the tnpA gene encoding IS200/IS605 family transposase, translating to MGTYRQIFYHIVFGTKYRKPTINEKNETQLYKYIWGVLNNKKCKLYRINGMPDHIHIFCDLHPNINLSSLVKDIKVATNLWMKESGLFPEFTGWQEGYGAFTSSIKDKERIINYIKNQKEHHKTETFEGEFKKLLAEHEIESFE from the coding sequence ATGGGAACATATCGACAAATATTCTATCATATTGTTTTCGGAACAAAATATAGAAAACCAACAATTAATGAAAAGAACGAAACACAACTTTACAAATACATTTGGGGTGTTTTAAACAATAAAAAATGTAAATTATACAGAATTAATGGAATGCCAGACCACATTCATATTTTTTGTGACCTGCACCCTAATATAAATCTCAGTAGTTTGGTAAAGGACATCAAAGTCGCAACAAACCTATGGATGAAAGAATCAGGTTTATTTCCCGAATTTACTGGATGGCAAGAAGGATATGGAGCATTTACAAGCTCAATAAAAGATAAGGAAAGAATTATAAATTATATAAAAAATCAAAAGGAACATCATAAAACAGAAACGTTTGAAGGTGAATTTAAAAAGCTTTTAGCGGAACATGAAATCGAATCATTCGAATAA
- a CDS encoding response regulator transcription factor: protein MKKILIADDEHKILMSLEYSFRKIGYEVYIARDGAEVLEFLKTLVPDVILLDIMMPNLDGYSTLEEIKKNEALNNTKVLFLSAKNNPKDIEKGLGMGADAYVTKPYSIKKLIQQIEELLE from the coding sequence ATGAAAAAAATATTAATCGCAGATGACGAACATAAAATATTAATGTCTCTGGAATACAGTTTCCGGAAAATAGGATACGAAGTCTACATTGCAAGAGATGGAGCGGAGGTTTTAGAATTCTTAAAAACCCTTGTTCCAGATGTTATTTTACTCGATATCATGATGCCGAATCTTGACGGATACAGCACTTTGGAAGAAATTAAAAAAAATGAGGCTTTAAATAATACAAAAGTTCTTTTCTTAAGTGCCAAAAACAATCCAAAAGATATCGAAAAAGGTCTGGGAATGGGAGCTGATGCATATGTAACGAAACCTTACTCTATTAAAAAACTGATTCAACAAATTGAAGAACTTTTAGAATAA
- a CDS encoding AMP-binding protein, with product MNTDDLFKQSIENKEQFWKEQAQEISWFEFPKTIISKDKNDYTQWFEDGKLNMSYLCIDKHINDGFGEEIAIIYDSPVTNQKIKYTYNQAKIEISKLAGGLVSLGLKKGDTAVIYMPMIPQTLFSMLACARIGVIHNVVFGGFAPHELVVRIDDCKPKALITATAGMEIAKRIPYLPLVEKAIELAQDKVDHIIVFNRKLTDNKNEMFEGIIDYEELVSKSEPADCVSVESNHPLYLLYTSGTTGKPKGITRDTGGYATALKFSMKYIYGIEQGETFWAASDFGWAVGHSYTVYAPLINRNTTIIFEGKPIMTPDAGTFWRIISEYKVSAMFTAPTAIRAIKKEDPNGELVKKYDLSHFKKQFLAGERCDVATLDWFAEHIGVPAIDHWWQTESGSPMLGLITFNEDYKIKRAAAGKPIPGYDIKIFDENGYELDEHKEGYLVIKLPLPPGALLGVWNDYERFEKSYLSQYKGYYFSGDGAINDEDGYIFITGRVDDVINVAGHRLSTSEMEEIVSSHPDVAECAVVGIDDDLRGQVPFATVVLKNGSEISEENVEKEIILKVREKIGAVAFLKSVMVVKRLPKTRSGKILRKLIRTIIDGKEFQIPSTIDDEMIIEEIQMKIKEYRGF from the coding sequence ATGAACACTGACGATTTATTTAAACAAAGCATAGAAAATAAGGAGCAATTCTGGAAAGAACAGGCTCAGGAAATTTCATGGTTTGAATTTCCCAAAACGATTATTTCAAAAGACAAAAATGACTACACGCAATGGTTTGAAGATGGAAAACTCAACATGTCTTATTTATGTATCGACAAGCATATTAACGATGGTTTTGGGGAAGAAATTGCTATTATCTACGACTCTCCGGTTACCAATCAGAAAATAAAATACACTTATAATCAGGCTAAAATTGAGATTTCAAAATTAGCGGGCGGATTAGTTTCTTTAGGTTTAAAAAAAGGCGATACTGCTGTAATTTATATGCCGATGATTCCGCAGACGCTTTTTTCGATGTTGGCTTGTGCGAGGATCGGCGTGATTCACAATGTTGTTTTCGGAGGTTTTGCGCCACATGAATTGGTCGTAAGAATTGATGATTGCAAACCTAAAGCTTTAATTACAGCTACCGCAGGAATGGAAATCGCCAAAAGAATTCCTTATTTACCATTGGTTGAAAAAGCGATTGAATTGGCGCAGGATAAAGTAGACCACATCATTGTTTTCAATAGAAAGCTGACTGATAATAAGAACGAAATGTTCGAAGGAATTATTGACTATGAAGAATTGGTTTCAAAATCTGAACCTGCAGATTGTGTTTCGGTAGAATCTAATCATCCATTATATTTACTATACACTTCAGGAACTACCGGAAAACCAAAAGGAATCACAAGAGATACTGGAGGTTATGCTACTGCTTTGAAGTTTTCCATGAAATATATTTATGGAATTGAGCAAGGTGAAACTTTCTGGGCAGCTTCAGATTTTGGTTGGGCTGTTGGTCACAGTTACACGGTTTACGCTCCTTTAATCAACCGAAATACAACGATTATTTTTGAAGGAAAACCGATCATGACTCCCGATGCGGGAACTTTTTGGAGAATTATTTCAGAATATAAAGTTTCAGCGATGTTTACCGCTCCAACTGCAATTAGAGCCATTAAAAAAGAAGACCCGAATGGTGAACTGGTCAAAAAATATGATTTAAGCCATTTCAAAAAGCAGTTTTTGGCAGGTGAAAGATGCGATGTAGCAACCTTAGACTGGTTTGCAGAACACATCGGAGTTCCCGCCATCGACCATTGGTGGCAAACGGAATCTGGCTCGCCGATGTTAGGATTAATTACTTTTAATGAAGATTATAAAATTAAAAGAGCTGCTGCAGGAAAACCAATTCCGGGATATGATATTAAAATTTTTGATGAAAACGGTTACGAATTAGACGAACACAAAGAAGGTTATTTAGTTATCAAACTTCCGCTTCCTCCGGGTGCTCTTTTGGGAGTTTGGAATGATTATGAACGTTTTGAAAAATCTTATTTATCACAATATAAAGGTTACTATTTTTCTGGAGACGGTGCCATAAATGATGAAGACGGTTATATTTTCATTACAGGCAGAGTTGACGATGTGATTAACGTTGCGGGACACAGACTTTCAACTTCCGAAATGGAAGAAATTGTTTCGTCTCATCCAGATGTTGCCGAATGTGCGGTTGTAGGAATTGATGATGATTTGCGTGGGCAAGTTCCTTTTGCAACTGTTGTTTTGAAAAATGGCTCAGAAATTTCAGAAGAAAATGTAGAAAAAGAAATTATTCTGAAAGTAAGAGAAAAAATAGGCGCTGTTGCTTTTCTTAAATCGGTAATGGTAGTAAAGCGATTACCAAAAACACGTTCCGGAAAAATTTTAAGAAAACTCATCAGAACGATTATTGACGGTAAAGAATTTCAGATCCCGTCGACGATTGATGATGAGATGATTATTGAGGAAATTCAAATGAAAATTAAAGAATATCGAGGTTTTTAA
- a CDS encoding GNAT family N-acetyltransferase: MEITKANSAEYKVLTDITKQSKAYLGYSNEQIESWSDLLTTTKDYIENHEVYQIIVNNSIIGYYSYFIEENNHATLDNLFISPQYIGKGYGKILMNDFLDKMKESNIKTIILEADPNAEKFYESFNFIKTGQIETSIKDRFLPIMELKL, translated from the coding sequence ATGGAAATAACTAAAGCAAATTCTGCTGAATATAAAGTTTTAACAGACATCACAAAACAGTCGAAAGCATATTTGGGATACTCCAATGAACAAATAGAAAGCTGGTCGGATTTATTAACAACAACAAAAGATTATATCGAAAACCACGAGGTTTATCAAATAATTGTCAACAATTCGATTATCGGATACTATTCCTACTTCATTGAAGAAAATAACCATGCAACACTTGATAATTTATTCATTTCACCTCAATATATCGGAAAAGGATATGGGAAAATTTTAATGAATGATTTTTTAGATAAAATGAAAGAATCTAATATTAAAACTATTATTCTTGAAGCAGACCCAAACGCAGAAAAATTTTACGAAAGTTTTAACTTCATAAAAACCGGACAAATAGAAACATCAATAAAAGACAGATTTCTACCAATCATGGAACTAAAATTATAA